One stretch of Marinobacterium iners DNA includes these proteins:
- a CDS encoding DUF6394 family protein → MNREKVIFAFFIVLALTLNFGFVLGEIDNIKHHDVFELFAALVVSLICTVLKFGDRTHLGALMLATSLVADLQLIIAAGIWGYGEQMAASGMTPKLMASVVSFAAGALVANVISAVLLVVETALVRR, encoded by the coding sequence ATGAACCGGGAAAAGGTAATCTTCGCGTTTTTTATTGTACTGGCGCTGACACTGAACTTCGGTTTTGTGTTGGGTGAGATCGACAACATAAAACACCATGATGTGTTTGAGCTGTTTGCTGCCTTGGTAGTAAGTCTGATCTGTACCGTCCTCAAGTTCGGTGATCGTACCCATCTGGGTGCTTTGATGCTGGCAACCAGTCTGGTTGCTGATCTGCAGTTGATCATCGCCGCCGGCATCTGGGGGTATGGAGAACAGATGGCCGCCAGTGGCATGACACCCAAACTGATGGCCAGTGTGGTCTCGTTTGCGGCGGGGGCGCTGGTGGCCAACGTGATCTCGGCGGTGCTGCTGGTGGTTGAAACCGCGTTGGTACGGCGCTGA
- a CDS encoding potassium channel family protein, with translation MNNLLFLFLRRLRAPLITLISVYAVSIFGMTLIPGQDADGNVWYMDFFHAFYFVSYMGTTIGFGEIPYEFTDAQRMWVTFTIYATVITWLYGIGTMLAVLQEPMFGRLMRLRGFRSQVRDLQEPFYLVCGYGVTGRLLVRRLVKRGIRVVVIDVDQDRIDALELDNLVTPVPALCADASLPDVLDHAGLQHPRCVGVLALTNHDRVNLAVAIASKLLVPKRQVITRTNSDLTTANMASFGTDMIVDPFRAYADYLALAARSPHKHLVYDWLMNPRHRKLSSAYKHAEGRWIICGYGRFGRALAAAFAAEGMDMTIIDPDHDSVTPLEGAVVGVGTEAHTLIEAGVESAVGIIAGTDSDTDNLSIIMTARELNPKLTTVVRQNLHQNALVFRHSRCDYVMEPGRIIANRILAQLKTPLLSEFLQHLQQESNVWSHELLNRMSNTVGDDELDSWSVRIDSEESPAVVNMLQQGHSVPLRVLYRNPRQRDKLLPCFALLLRNADGVRILPGELTELKEGDEILCCGLGNVLRQMEWTVNNYNVLYYVITGEDPPHSLLARLLRRQEREAL, from the coding sequence ATGAACAACCTGCTGTTTCTGTTCCTGCGCCGACTGCGGGCGCCGTTGATCACGCTGATCAGCGTGTATGCGGTGTCGATTTTCGGCATGACCTTGATTCCCGGCCAGGATGCCGATGGCAATGTCTGGTACATGGATTTCTTCCATGCCTTCTATTTCGTGTCCTATATGGGCACGACCATCGGTTTTGGCGAGATTCCATACGAATTCACCGATGCACAACGGATGTGGGTCACCTTTACCATCTATGCAACGGTCATCACCTGGCTGTATGGCATCGGTACCATGTTGGCCGTACTGCAGGAGCCCATGTTCGGCCGCCTGATGCGGCTGCGCGGCTTCAGAAGTCAGGTGCGCGATCTGCAGGAGCCGTTTTATCTGGTGTGTGGCTATGGTGTGACCGGGCGGTTGTTGGTGAGGCGGCTGGTAAAAAGAGGTATACGTGTAGTCGTTATCGATGTTGATCAGGATCGAATTGACGCTCTTGAGCTGGATAATCTTGTAACCCCGGTGCCAGCACTCTGCGCTGATGCGTCCTTGCCGGATGTGCTGGATCACGCAGGTCTGCAGCACCCCAGATGTGTCGGGGTCCTGGCGCTTACCAACCACGACAGGGTGAATCTGGCCGTTGCCATCGCCAGTAAGCTGCTGGTCCCCAAGCGCCAGGTCATTACCCGTACCAACTCGGATCTGACCACCGCCAACATGGCCTCGTTCGGCACCGACATGATTGTTGATCCTTTCCGTGCCTATGCGGACTATCTGGCATTGGCGGCACGATCTCCGCACAAGCACCTGGTGTATGACTGGCTGATGAATCCTCGTCACCGCAAACTCTCCAGTGCGTACAAGCATGCGGAAGGACGCTGGATTATCTGTGGTTATGGTCGCTTTGGCCGGGCGCTGGCAGCCGCGTTTGCGGCAGAGGGAATGGATATGACCATCATCGACCCAGACCATGACAGCGTTACCCCGCTTGAGGGAGCTGTGGTCGGGGTGGGGACCGAGGCACATACTCTGATTGAAGCCGGTGTGGAAAGCGCCGTAGGCATCATTGCCGGTACTGACAGTGATACCGATAACCTCTCCATTATCATGACAGCGCGTGAACTCAATCCGAAACTGACCACAGTCGTGCGACAGAATCTGCATCAGAATGCGCTGGTGTTTCGTCACTCCCGCTGTGACTATGTCATGGAGCCGGGGCGAATCATTGCCAATCGGATACTGGCGCAGCTGAAAACCCCGCTGTTGTCGGAGTTTTTGCAGCATCTGCAGCAGGAAAGCAATGTTTGGTCACATGAGCTGCTCAATCGCATGAGCAACACAGTGGGAGATGATGAGCTCGACAGCTGGTCAGTCCGGATTGATTCTGAGGAGTCGCCGGCTGTCGTCAATATGCTGCAGCAGGGACACAGTGTTCCGCTGCGGGTGTTGTACCGCAACCCACGGCAACGGGACAAGCTGCTGCCCTGTTTTGCGCTGCTGCTGCGTAACGCTGATGGAGTCCGTATACTCCCGGGTGAGCTGACCGAGCTGAAGGAGGGAGACGAAATTCTCTGCTGTGGGCTTGGTAATGTATTGCGCCAGATGGAGTGGACGGTGAACAACTACAACGTGCTGTATTACGTGATCACGGGCGAGGATCCGCCCCACAGTCTGCTGGCTCGATTACTGCGGCGACAGGAGCGGGAAGCCCTCTGA
- a CDS encoding DMT family transporter produces the protein MPYLLLVLTTLFWAGNFVLARAIHLDLQPFTLAFLRWTLALLIIAPWWLGRAWRLRQVLRDNLPLLTVQGILGVGCFNTLVYFGVQHTQASNAMLMQSAVPVVILLLGALFLREPASPRQWLGVALSLGGVLVLVSRGSLEVMAAFDFNRGDLWIFLAMLSWSLYTLSLRWKPAALDGFTFFGFSVLVGVVVLFPFMLWEQGGSTAFKLTEPFVWTVIYMAIFPSILSFLFWNYGVERLGAATAGLFIHLMPMFGLLLATVFLGERLGWYHLTGVLLIFSGLYIAILAQSLRRLRKSV, from the coding sequence ATGCCTTATCTACTGCTTGTACTGACCACCCTGTTTTGGGCAGGCAACTTCGTGCTGGCCCGTGCCATTCACCTCGATCTGCAGCCGTTTACGCTGGCGTTTCTGCGCTGGACTCTGGCACTGCTGATCATCGCCCCCTGGTGGCTTGGGCGAGCCTGGCGGTTGCGTCAGGTGCTGCGGGACAATCTGCCGTTGCTCACGGTGCAGGGCATTCTGGGTGTGGGCTGCTTCAATACACTGGTATATTTCGGCGTGCAGCATACCCAGGCATCCAATGCCATGTTGATGCAGTCCGCAGTGCCGGTAGTTATCCTGTTACTGGGGGCGCTGTTTCTGCGTGAGCCGGCCAGCCCCAGACAATGGCTGGGCGTGGCGCTGTCACTCGGCGGGGTATTGGTGCTGGTCAGTCGCGGCAGCCTGGAAGTGATGGCTGCGTTCGATTTCAATCGAGGTGATCTGTGGATCTTCCTGGCCATGCTCAGCTGGTCGCTTTATACCCTCAGCCTGCGCTGGAAGCCGGCTGCGCTGGATGGTTTTACGTTCTTTGGTTTTTCCGTGCTGGTGGGGGTCGTCGTATTGTTTCCGTTCATGCTTTGGGAACAGGGGGGCAGTACAGCCTTCAAATTAACGGAACCCTTTGTCTGGACCGTGATCTATATGGCGATCTTTCCGTCGATCCTGTCGTTCCTGTTCTGGAATTACGGAGTTGAACGGCTTGGCGCGGCCACGGCGGGGTTGTTCATTCACCTGATGCCGATGTTCGGCCTGCTGCTGGCAACTGTTTTTCTCGGTGAAAGACTGGGCTGGTACCACCTTACCGGTGTACTACTGATCTTTTCCGGCTTGTATATAGCGATACTGGCGCAATCCCTGCGTCGGTTACGAAAATCTGTTTGA
- a CDS encoding Tim44 domain-containing protein, which translates to MKTLMTTCFALLLGFMLMPQEAEAKRLGGGSSFGKSYTTPKRVAPAPAKEQAAAPTSPTKTAGARSGLGGMMGGLLAGGLLAALFMGGAFEGIQLMDILLLAGVGFILFKLFSSKRAQAQRQQPAYAMPDGAMARQAPQPEPAAPVMLASAGASTGSDFAPAELNLPQWFNERAFVEGARSHFMNLQTAWDSQNWDEIRDYMSDEMFAALQQERAKLPEQQHTEVDSVMAELVNFIDNGDHVVASIHFYGWIAESGQPTSEFSEIWHLNRDMTTDGSDWKIVGIEQPNA; encoded by the coding sequence ATGAAAACATTGATGACCACCTGCTTTGCGTTGCTGCTTGGCTTTATGCTGATGCCGCAGGAAGCGGAGGCCAAACGCCTTGGCGGCGGTTCAAGCTTTGGCAAAAGCTACACGACACCCAAGCGGGTCGCACCTGCCCCCGCGAAAGAGCAGGCCGCTGCTCCCACGTCGCCCACCAAAACCGCCGGAGCACGCAGCGGTCTGGGTGGCATGATGGGTGGTCTGCTGGCGGGTGGTCTGCTGGCAGCGCTGTTCATGGGCGGTGCGTTTGAAGGCATTCAGCTGATGGATATTCTGTTGCTGGCCGGGGTCGGGTTCATACTGTTCAAGCTGTTCAGCAGCAAGCGTGCGCAGGCGCAACGGCAGCAGCCCGCCTATGCCATGCCCGATGGTGCCATGGCACGCCAGGCACCGCAGCCTGAGCCGGCTGCTCCGGTTATGCTGGCCTCTGCAGGGGCCAGTACCGGTTCCGACTTTGCCCCGGCCGAACTGAATCTGCCGCAGTGGTTCAACGAGCGAGCCTTTGTCGAGGGTGCCCGCAGCCACTTCATGAATCTACAGACCGCCTGGGACAGCCAGAACTGGGATGAGATTCGCGACTACATGTCTGACGAGATGTTCGCGGCGCTGCAGCAGGAACGTGCCAAACTGCCTGAGCAGCAGCATACCGAAGTTGATTCGGTGATGGCCGAGTTGGTGAACTTCATCGACAACGGTGACCATGTGGTTGCCAGTATTCACTTCTATGGCTGGATTGCCGAGTCGGGCCAGCCGACCAGTGAGTTCAGCGAAATCTGGCATCTCAATCGCGATATGACAACTGACGGCAGTGACTGGAAGATTGTCGGTATCGAGCAGCCGAACGCGTAA